AGTGGGTGTATGAGTAAATGAGTGAATGGGTGAATGAGTAAAAGAGCCTGTGGCCTAACCTTTATATCAACTCAATTTCCATAGTTTATTTCAGTCCTGGTTTCTTTCATGCTGGTACAAAAACCAGGACCTGTTCTCAAAGCTTGCTTGCGGACAGAGCATAATAACAGCCTGAACGTGAGCGTAGGCGTAATAACAGTAAAGCGTATAGGAGTCCTTATGCTTTGGTCAAAATATTATATTCCAACTTTAAAAGAAGACCCGGCAGAGGCAGAGATAATCAGCCATAAATTGCTTCTGCGGGCAGGGATGATTCGCAAATTAACTTCCGGAATCTATATCTATCTACCTCTGGGCTGGAAGGCTCTGCAGAAAATTTCAGACATAATCCGTCAGGAAATGGACCGCTTTGGAGCCATTGAAATTAGCATGCCCGCGGTGCAGCCCGGTGATTTATGGAAAGAGTCGGGACGATGGGAGGTTTATGGTAAGGAATTGCTCCGCTTTAAAGATCGACATGGTCGCGACTATTGCTTTGGCCCCACCCATGAAGAAGTAATCACGGATTTAGTCAGGGGAGAAATCAAGTCTTACCGGCAGTTGCCAGTGAATTTATATCAGATTCAAACTAAATTTCGGGATGAAATCCGGCCCAGATTCGGACTCATGCGCGGCCGCGAGTTCATTATGAAAGACGCCTATTCCTTTGATCGAGACGATCAGGGTGCAAATAAGAGCTATGAAGATATGTATGCTGCCTATATGAGTATTTTTAAGCGATTGGGGTTAAAATTCAGGGCAGTAGAGGCTGATTCTGGTCCTATTGGCGGAAGTTTTTCCCATGAATTTATGGTCTTGGCCGATACCGGTGAAGACACCATTGCAGTGTGCACCAAATGTGATTTTGCTGCCAACCTGGAAAAGGCAGAAGTGAAGTATGCAGAAAAAGAGGGCAGCCCTGCTGAATGTCCTGCCCTGGAAAAGGTTTCCACGCCTGGTAAACATAGTGTGGAAGAAGTGGCAGATTTTTTAGGAGTGCCCAAGGAAAAAATTGTAAAAACCCTTCTTTATGAGGCTGATGGACGGCCTGTTGCCGTTCTTGTGCGCGGGGATAGAGAATTAAACGAGGTAAAACTGAAAAATTTGCTGGGTGCTTTAGACCTTAGACTGGCCAGTTTTGACCAGGTACAGAAGTGGTCCAATGCTCCGGTAGGCTTTGCCGGTCCTGTTGGGCTGAATGTGGAAGCTATTTATGCTGACCAGGAACTAATGTTTGATACTGATTATGTGGTAGGGGCCAATGAAGCCGATGCCCACTATTTGCATTTTCATCTGCAACGTGACGCGCAAATCGAAGGTTTTTTTGATCTGCGCCAGATTACAGAGTCAGATCCCTGTCCCAGATGCGGAGGTCCTATTGAACTAACCAAAGGCATTGAGGTGGGCCATATTTTTAAGTTGGGGACAAAATATAGTGAGGCATTGAAAGCTACTTTTCTTGATGAAAATGGCAAAGAAAAGCCCATGATCATGGGGTGCTATGGCATTGGCGTAAGCCGCGTCCTGGCTGCATGTATTGAACAAAACCATGATGAAAACGGTATAATTTTTCCACCTCCGATTGCTCCTTACGATGCTCTTTTGCTGGCTTTAAATCCTAAAGATAGTACAGTAAAAGAAAAGGCCAATGAAATATATGAGGCTTTGAGTGCGCAAGGAATTGATTGTCTCTTTGATGATCGGGATGAACGGCCCGGTGTAAAATTTAAAGATGCCGATCTCATTGGTCTGCCATTGCAAATAATTGTTGGCGCCAAAGGCGTGAAAAAGGGTGTGGTGGAGATCAAGATCAGACATTCGGGAGAAAGAATAGAAGTAGGACTGGATGAAATTATACCAAGATTCAAAGAAGTGCAGAAAAAGGTATGGGCGCACTATGGTGTCTAGTTCAAATTTTCTTAACGTCCAACCTTGCAGTTATAAATGGCACATATATTTTCAGTCTCCGAGCTAACAACAGCCATCAAAGAAGTTTTAGAGGTCCAATTTCCCTTTGTGTGGGTTAGAGGACAGGTATCCAATATGGCCAGACCCGGGTCTGGCCATATTTATTTTACCCTTAAAGACGAGCAGGCCAGTATTCGGGTAGTCTGGTTTAAGGGTAGTCAGGGATTTTCTAGAAAGGATGGTTTGAGCCTGGCTGAAAGTTTAGAAGATGGCCAGGAAGTCCTGTGTGCAGGAC
The sequence above is a segment of the Desulfovulcanus ferrireducens genome. Coding sequences within it:
- a CDS encoding proline--tRNA ligase; amino-acid sequence: MLWSKYYIPTLKEDPAEAEIISHKLLLRAGMIRKLTSGIYIYLPLGWKALQKISDIIRQEMDRFGAIEISMPAVQPGDLWKESGRWEVYGKELLRFKDRHGRDYCFGPTHEEVITDLVRGEIKSYRQLPVNLYQIQTKFRDEIRPRFGLMRGREFIMKDAYSFDRDDQGANKSYEDMYAAYMSIFKRLGLKFRAVEADSGPIGGSFSHEFMVLADTGEDTIAVCTKCDFAANLEKAEVKYAEKEGSPAECPALEKVSTPGKHSVEEVADFLGVPKEKIVKTLLYEADGRPVAVLVRGDRELNEVKLKNLLGALDLRLASFDQVQKWSNAPVGFAGPVGLNVEAIYADQELMFDTDYVVGANEADAHYLHFHLQRDAQIEGFFDLRQITESDPCPRCGGPIELTKGIEVGHIFKLGTKYSEALKATFLDENGKEKPMIMGCYGIGVSRVLAACIEQNHDENGIIFPPPIAPYDALLLALNPKDSTVKEKANEIYEALSAQGIDCLFDDRDERPGVKFKDADLIGLPLQIIVGAKGVKKGVVEIKIRHSGERIEVGLDEIIPRFKEVQKKVWAHYGV